The Acanthopagrus latus isolate v.2019 chromosome 11, fAcaLat1.1, whole genome shotgun sequence genome segment TTTGCACAATGAGTTCCCGGCGCAGCTTTCTAACAAAATGCAGACGTGGATGGAAGAGAAGGCGTTCCACATAACTCCACCCAGCTGTCCTGAGAAGCTTCCCCTGCTGGAATCGCAGCAAGGTTCATTCAGGTTCACTTGCAGataaattctgttttcataaGCGGCACTTACACTATGTGATCCCGGGCCAAAGAAGTGAGAAATTCTCCAGGTTGTTAAGTTCCAGTAAAAATCTAGCTACTGGCATCTTTTCAGCATCGGCCCCAGGTTTTTTCTGGCCTCATTGTGAAACAGAGATGTGGACTGTATTTAGATAAGAAGCAGGGAGACCACGGTTAAAGGTAGCCTACAGCTTGATAACAAGAAAAATGCCTCCCACATAAAGGTAAACCGCTGCTtcacatgaaaatgaatgaagttGAGGAATAGACCCTCTCTCCTTGTTATGTCTTCACTTATTCTCCAAAGCTTGTTAAAAAGGAGCCCTGTTTGCTTCCAtgaacaaaataagaaaatgcatTCCTGCAGGATGGAATAAATGCCTGCCACATGCCCAGATGTCTGGGACTCATAATGTGCAATAGTATCTTAATCATTTGGAATTCTGTGGGAGGAAAGCAAGAAGATCGTCGAAGTTTAAAGGTGGCTCGAGACACCTACGCAATCACGAGGCGTTTGTTGTTCTCAGACATTTCCTTATTGGGAGGCACAGAGGTGATAGagagaaaatgtacacacagCAAGACACAGAGTGAAAGATGGAAATCaaccaaaagaagaaaaaaaaacacagctcttGAATAAAACAGGATATTGAAGTACTGGCAGGGAcaggaaataagaaataagTTTCTCATTGTTTACAGGATCTTCAGGACTCAGAGTTGATCAGGCATCATCCCTAAAGACTCAGAAAGGTCCTGGGAAGAGACCTGTGTGCATTGTCTAATGTTTACTCTGCACTGTGTAGGATTACAGTTCCCCCTGCGCTTTGACATTATGGGGTGTCAGAGGAGCCCGGGGCTTCCTCATTTCTCAGCCTGTAAACGTCTCTGACAGCTATTTGAACTCCATCTACCGCGGAGCCCCTCCGTCCCTCTGCAGGAGCTTAGCCCAGTCTGTGTGCAGCCGTACACATAGATCTGTTATGAAAACACGCCAGCCTCACATTCCATCAGGCGAGACACCCCTGTGTGTAATGGTCAATAAAGAGATGtgattattgtaaatattgtgcAAGGTGAAAGTTGTGTTATGGTCTGGGAAAACCCCAGATCTCAAGCTTGTTTTGTATGAAAATGCCTGTGGGTCACCTGATGTCTGCAGACTTGTTAATACAGTAACATTACGCTGACACTCACGCACATCTGAAACCACTGGCTGTGCTTTTGTAGAGACTTGCGAGGGAGTCAAATGCAGTCCTGGAAAGGTTTGCAAAATGAAGATGGGAAGGCCccagtgtgtgtgctctccaGACTGCTCTCACATTACCCGGAAGCACGCTGTGTGCGGCAGCGACGGAAAGTCGTACAGGGACGAGTGCACTCTGCTGATGGCCCGCTGCATGGGACACCCGGACCTGGAGGTCATGTACCAAGGAGACTGCAAAAGTAAGCAAAATGAATCTTGCTTATGCACAAAAGCATCACACTTTATTTTGGCCAATACTTCATCTGTCTTCTTCCCTGCACAGAGTCATGCTCCAATGTGGTGTGTCCAGGCACCCACACCTGTGTGACTGACCAGACCAACAGCGCTCACTGCGTCATGTGCCGCACAACTCCCTGCCCAATATCCATGCTGTCTGAGCAGGCGATCTGTGGCAACGACAACATCACATACCCCAGCGCCTGCCACCTGCGCCGGGCCACCTGCTTCCTCGGCCGCTCCATAGGAGTCCGCCACTATGGCCATTGCAACAGTAAGGCCAGAAATACAACTGTCACGTTCTCTTTTTACCCGATTTAACTTATCTTTGCAACAAACGAGGATCTTACAGCGTACAActctgtttttgtgcagatCCCCCTCGGAAAGCTAACAACTCAGTTGGCAGCGAGGAAAACGCAGTCTAGACGGACAAGTCCCGACACAGCCCATGTTTCAAGAAGAGTTTCCAAGTGTCACACCACTAGCTTCCTATGAtgacctctttttttccaccccccccccccttttttttttactcaaaatgacaatacattttatatgGAAGACCTCTGTTGGAAGACATTCATTAGTGTAACTGCCTCAAAAAGCACCACAAAAACCTTTGTGTAGAACAGAGGCAGATGATCACATGTGTCTCGAGGTAGCGATATCTCCTTGACTCTTTGGAGGATGTGTGCATATTGTAAATAGAATACCACTGCTATTTATTGGAGAAGGTATCAAActctatttatgtttttatcctAGCAACAAATCCATATATCCTTGGGAAAgctgatgcaaaaaaaattatatatttattgtgttttgtttgttgtgtataTACAATAGCGGTCACTGGCATTGGTGTTTTACAACCTTTTTAACAGTCTCCATTCCCCCGCAAACAAACAGTTTCCCCTCACGAGCTGATGGAAGGCAACGCTAATTTGTTTAGAAGATTCATACCACTTCACAGCCTACCAGTGTGGTTTCAGCtcaccacaaacaacaacaacaggataaCTACAGTTGTACCGTACGTACTTTAGCTTATATCTGGAGGTGAGGAAGAGGTCCAGCCTAAACAAACCTGTATAGTCTGTCTGCCCCCACACATGTTTACTCTGGATCCTGATCCAAACCAACGACCACCCGGTGATCACTAAAAATTAACAGTTTGGAGTCTCAGAAAACTGTTGGTACAAACCCCAAAACATTAACAATACCTCCTCTGTTGAGTGCTTGGCTTTGTTTTTCTCGGTGCATTTTTGTAGGTCATGCTCGTCTTTTTTCCGTTGctgttctgctgctttgattcgattgggtattttttttttaaaaagaacctCTGAACAGACAAATGTTAATTGCACCGTCGCtgaacagaaaattaaatttgTCTCAGAACGGACCCAAATTTAGGCCTTACTTGATTACACTGACATCGGAGATGACAGGGCGAACCTGGCAGATATCAACACAAATGGCCAATTTCAAGTGGTCAAGTGATCCGTTGAATCTTAAAGCTCAAAGTAGATTTATGAATTACTTTCAATAATCTTTTTTAGTGTATTACGCATCTTTTCAACGACCCTTCTGTAAATAGCAGTCTCGTGTGTACCTACCTGTGTACCTACTGTGAACTTTGAATGATGAATGCATCgacatatttttgtatttttgtactgccatttcaaaaacaacataaagtttattatttgcCACACggtgtcttctttcttttacaaCTTTCAAAAAAGAATGAAACGTGTTTCAACCTTATTTTTTTCCTACTACATCTCAACTAACCTCGTTTTGTCtgcaatttatttaatttcaataCACACAGTACTCTATGAACGTGAAACTCTGacatattttataatatttggATTCTTCTAAACTGTGTCACAGTCTTAATCATGGCCAGCTTTCAGTCAAATGAGATCACACTTGCACCCTAAGGGGGAACTGGACAGCTTCCCTCTCACACTGGAGTTACGGGTGGTGCGTGCAGACCGGCACTCCTGTGCGTGCAGTGGCTGAGTCGCCTCTCGGACAGGCATCTCGAGGCCTCGTGAGAGGCGACAGAATCAAATCCAGGCTGAGTGGCTTTGCTCCTCAGGGATATCCCCCTGCTCTGGATTAGGCtgggagggtgaggagggacGGAGGGTGAGGGAACCGAGGAATGAATGTTTCGAAGTGCCGAGGCCCGGGTACTGACTCACTTTCCTGTGTGAAGTACCTCCCttgtttttcagtctttctgcctttcctctGAATCCTGCGCTCCACCATGCAGCAGCATCTGGTTCGACTTTAGGGAGATGTTTATATTCCTGTCCAAGTACCCTTTTATTACACTGGGAATGGAATTAGATGTTTTGCTAGCCTGAACTGGGCAAATAACAATGCCACACGAGGCTGTTATGTGTGCCCAcacataaaatgcacaaaaagaaaatatatcttTACGGGACAGCTaaccccaaaatcaaaaatacatacatttcctCTTACCTAAAGGGCATCAATCCATATATCCACACATCCATCTAGATTTGAGTGCCTTCTCTCGGATATAATGGAACCACATGACACTTAGCTTGCGGTGCTCAAGTAAAAAACAGCACtatctctttccagaaatcattaGCCGATCACCATAATCCACAGATCTGGGTGAAGATCTTGGTTGGTCCCAAGGATTAACTGGTAATATGAGGGGTCACCAGATCCAATCTTAAGCCTGACAAACTTTTCCAGACTCATCGTGGCTAACctgataaatataaatgtgtttgatgtgagAGATATATCCCCAAGCCATGGATGGTGATGGCAAGCCAGGGTAAACAAGTAGTGTGAGCCCAGCATTAGTTAGCTTAGATAGCTAGCATCTCATCCATGAGTAATCAGAGGCCTGAGaattatcttgagtaaccatgtcatgatttctggaaagagacgttgctgtttatttattcgAACATTGAAAGCTGAGAGCCATCTAGTTGCATTTTATTGGAGAGAAGGGAGGCATGTTGAGGCTTAAACATCTAGATGGCTATAAAGCACCACACGTAATAGAATATGAATTTTTGATTTTAGcgtgaactgaccctttaaatgTTGACTCAGTACTGTGtatgaagaaatgttttcagcCACACAAGCACTACTGTGCAGATTTAGTCATCAGGTGTGCAGACGTGACCTCAGTGTGGCAAACTGGACCGAGGAAGACCTTCTTTCAACTCACGACAGtttgattgtttatttcttcttctttaacaCATAGAAACATGTTCTGCATATTAACCAAACTGCCAGACCTAGACCTCATTACATGGAGAATATAATGTTAAAGCCAGTCATTCCCATACCTTTATGAGTGAGCGTGAGTCATCTATAAATTCTTCTGCGACCCACACAATAAACTCACCAAACCAGTGTTTCTCGCCATAGTTTAAAAAGTGGCAGCCCCACAGGAATTTCCAGAGAACACCCAATGAAATGAAGCGTTCACCTCACTCTGCGGTGCATATGTTGAAATGGCTGTGGTCTTCCAGtaaaatacacaacagaaaaatgaagtTGAGACAGCACTTTTGATACACGCGTCTGGACAAACCATCCTGATGGATACAAGgcgaaaaaggaaaaaaaaaaaaaagaaaagaaagaaaagaaaagaaaaaaatcccagttGCTGTTGTCGTTATGACTGCGTGATACCTTCTCCCGGAACAACACGTATATCATCACAGCCCTCTGACTGATGTTGGATATGCTGCGCCAGTGTCACACCAGCGGTGGTGACGACAGAACCGCAGCGTAAACATACGAGCCATTTCACAGCTATTCTAATTACACTCAACATGAGACCTCAGGAATCCTCTGCCCACTTTACTCTGtgctttgtcctttttttttccccgacaTGTTATGGTCCATGTGTGGCCGGCCAGGGTCGGCCTCTCTGCCACTGAGGCGCAGCTTTGTGGGTGCGTGGGTGTGACTGCTGGCGCTCCTCTCCCCGCTGGAGCTCACCTGTTGTGAGCACGgcatcagtcacacacattACATCACGACCTCTGGCCGGGTTGTTTATATCCCTACAAACACATGGGGTTATAATGTGACGCCCACACTGACATTTCAAGGGATGCGTAATCATCCTCCTCTGACATGTCGAGCGTGCTTCTCAACGATGTCCACATGGTATCATTTCCGCCAAGTTGCCTTACTACTTCCAGTAAGTTAACAGCCAACATTTAGATCTGAAAGGATGTTATGATGAGACGAGGCGCTGCGGAGTGTTTTTTGGAGACCACCCACTCTCTGGATCGCGCCACTGGAGTGTAAACAGCTGAGTCCAACATCTGAAACTAATAGATATCAGATCCATCACTCCATCACAATATATCTGCCTCAGACACCATTTCCCACACTTGCTTTGTTTCAGGGCaagttttttaatttttccacaTGTGCCTGAAATTTACCTTCTGACAGCTGATGATAGTACTGACACAACAGCCCATGTTCCAGTCGTACAGTTTATACTGCGGCAGATCATGTTTTATGGATTTTCCGGAAATCTGAGCTCATCTATATTTTACTGGGACATATTCGATGGCCTGTCAGCTAAACTGTCATCGCAGATGAAGacatatttaacagtttttagACATGATAAAATGAGAGCAGCATGAATCATCGATTCATACTTTCGGAGCCCCAGGACAGAAAGTTTTGCCAGGCTTGTGATTCATTGGCTTGGAGAAACTTCGAGGCCAAGGCTACTATCAGCACTTTAAGCAACAATTGAAAATCCAGGCAGGTTTACTGCAAATGAGCAGTGCCTGTCAGCATTACATCCCCAACAACAAATCAGCAGAGTTAGGAAGTTGTGCAAATGCTAATTGTCCCCAATTATTCTTGCTGAATTGTTTCACTTCCTCGTCATGACCTCTGGGACGGCTTCTCTTCTGGCTCCTTGTGTGGTCTGGCCCATATGTATGAAGTCTAACAAGAGGACAATGTACTGTGTGGATACATGATACTATAAATCAAGCCtttgaaaaatatgttaaatgtaATTAGATTATATGAattataataaacaataaagtacTTTCTGGGAACACGTGTTCCTGAGACCATGTCTTCGTACTGACAGGGTCATTGAATTAACTGTGGTTTGAGTTCATGTTGAAATATCGAGCCACAtgaccttaaaaaaaagtaaatgaagtGTGATAATTGGCTGCATTTAGCTTCCAAACCTGTCTCAAATTGAGTTCAATTTCGTAATTTGAGGCTTGGAAGATCAC includes the following:
- the fstl3 gene encoding follistatin-related protein 3, whose product is MSFFFCVFGVILTLLQIGRNPASAGMCWLQQSQDQRCDMVLMRGVTREECCAGGRLDTAWSNTSLPMNEVSLLGFLGIVSCKPCKETCEGVKCSPGKVCKMKMGRPQCVCSPDCSHITRKHAVCGSDGKSYRDECTLLMARCMGHPDLEVMYQGDCKKSCSNVVCPGTHTCVTDQTNSAHCVMCRTTPCPISMLSEQAICGNDNITYPSACHLRRATCFLGRSIGVRHYGHCNNPPRKANNSVGSEENAV